Proteins from a genomic interval of Zingiber officinale cultivar Zhangliang chromosome 1B, Zo_v1.1, whole genome shotgun sequence:
- the LOC121970492 gene encoding poly(A)-specific ribonuclease PARN-like: MRNLPFVWVRHRTVTLGLLPRLRPFSTDAPGGGSVAVKQVTRSNFNAALEGLRAYVEESDFVAVDLEMTGVTSAPWRDSFEFDRSDVRYLKLKDSAEKFAAVQHNFYIFPRKELSLHGPPDDFLWQATSIDFLAKYQFDFNACIYEGISYLSREQEGEALKGLSSEYLEGLANSFCNFEEPVDIPIVRTSDIFFSERMKNKLHKWHDSILRSLDKTYIDKEDAGINNALFQTVFFKMRPAIMLNGFTSHQLKLIQLIFSTKLVGSLICTREAIYLMKFEDRGQKEGIEGMLLARGWRNKLLKGKKKLVITESR; the protein is encoded by the exons ATGCGGAATCTGCCATTTGTTTGGGTGCGCCACCGAACCGTAACCCTAGGTCTGCTACCTCGCCTTCGTCCCTTCTCCACCGATGCGCCCGGTGGTGGCAGCGTGGCCGTGAAGCAGGTGACGAGGTCTAATTTCAACGCGGCGCTGGAGGGCCTTAGGGCCTACGTGGAGGAGTCGGACTTCGTGGCCGTTGACCTTGAGATGACCGGCGTGACGAGTGCCCCATGGAGGGACTCGTTCGAGTTCGACCGATCCGATGTCCGTTACCTTAAGCTGAAGGACTCCGCTGAGAAGTTCGCTGCCGTGCA GCATAACTTCTATATCTTTCCACGGAAAGAGTTGTCACTTCATGGGCCACCTGATGATTTCCTATGGCAAGCAACATCCATCGACTTCCTTGCTAAATACCAATTTGACTTCAATGCATGCATATATGAAG GAATATCTTATTTATCCAGAGAACAAGAAGGAGAAGCCCTCAAAGGTTTATCTTCAGAGTACCTTGAGGGATTAGCTAATTCCTTTTGTAATTTTGAGGAGCCTGTGGATATACCAATTGTGAGAACATCTGACATTTTTTTTTCGGAGAGGATGAAGAACAAGCTTCATAAATGGCATGATTCTATACTTAGAAGTCTTGACAAAACTTACATTGACAAAGAAGATGCTGGTATCAACAACGCACTATTTCAAACAGTTTTCTTTAAGATGCGTCCTGCTATCATGCTAAATGGGTTTACCTCCCACCAGCTGAAGTTGATTCAACTG ATTTTCTCAACAAAATTGGTTGGTTCATTAATCTGTACAAGAGAAGCAATTTATCTTATGAAATTTGAAGACAGAGGGCAAAAAGAAGGAATTGAAGGCATGCTATTAGCTCGAGGATGGAGGAATAAATtattgaaaggaaaaaaaaaacttgttattACAGAAAGTAGGTAG